The Hemitrygon akajei chromosome 23, sHemAka1.3, whole genome shotgun sequence genome includes a window with the following:
- the LOC140715235 gene encoding uncharacterized protein, translating to MQVICSDCGKGFTRSSYLQKHLRVHTITRPFTCSDCGRGFTRSFNLLAHKSVHTGERPFICSDCGRGFTRSSALLAHRSVHTGDSPFTCSECGKGFSWLSHLQTHQQVHTGERPFTCSDCGKGFIRSSNLVAHQSVHTGERPFACLDCEKRFTRSSQLKEHQRVHTGERPFTCSECGKGFARSSYLVAHQSVHTGERPFTCSDCGKRFTRSSHLQTHQRVHTGEKPFTCSACGKGFSQSSHLVTHYQVHTGLRS from the coding sequence ATGCAggtcatctgctcagactgtgggaaagggttcaCTCGGTCATCGTATCTACAGAAacacctgcgagttcacactataacgaggccgttcacttgctcagactgtgggagaggattcactcggtcatttaaCCTACTggcacacaagtcagttcacactggggagaggccgttcatctgctcagactgtgggagaggattcactcggtcatctgccTTATTGGCAcaccggtcagttcacactggagacagtccgttcacctgctcagaatgtgggaagggatttagtTGGTTATCCCACCTGCAGAcacatcagcaagttcatactggggagaggccattcacctgctcagactgtgggaaaggattcattcggtcatctaaCTTagtggcacaccagtcagttcacactggggagaggccatttgcCTGCTTAGACTGTGAGAAGCGATTTACAcgatcatctcaactgaaggaacatcagcgagttcacactggggagagaccgttcacctgctcagagtgtgggaaaggattcgcaCGGTCATCTTACCTagtggcacaccagtcagttcacactggggagaggccatttacgtgctcagactgtgggaagagattcactcggtcatcccacctacagacacaccagcgagttcacactggggagaagccattcacctgctctgcatgtgggaagggattcagtcagtcatcccaccttgtgACGCACTACCAAGTTCACACTGGATTAAGAAGTTGA